One Aegilops tauschii subsp. strangulata cultivar AL8/78 chromosome 7, Aet v6.0, whole genome shotgun sequence genomic window carries:
- the LOC109755302 gene encoding ubiquitin carboxyl-terminal hydrolase 3 isoform X2 has product MAQWHIAKSNCPVLLCTQISNQKKKTGVIAPKRFIQRLKKQNELFRSYMHQDAHEFLNFLLNELVDILEKECKANKETPQNSSSNKSSNGPINGQPNGSHKEPETTWVHKCFQGILTNQTKCLRCETVTDRDETFLDLSLDIEQNSSITSCLKNFSSTETLNAEDKFFCDKCCSLQEAQKRMKIKKQPNILVIHLKRFKYIEQLGRYKKLTYRVVFPLELKLMNTVDNSDLEYSLFAVLVHVGSGPNHGHYISVVKSHNHWLFFDDETVEMTDESMVQTFFGSAQEFSGNTDNGYILFYESVSKTS; this is encoded by the exons ATGGCTCAATGGCACATTGCAAAGTCTAATTGTCCTGTTCTTCTCTGCACACAGATCAGCAATCAGAAGAAGAAAACGGGTGTTATTGCTCCAAAGCGTTTTATACAACGATTGAAGAAACAGAATGAGCTTTTCCGCAGCTATATGCATCAG GATGCTCAtgaatttctgaattttttgttGAATGAGCTAGTTGACATTCTCGAGAAAGAATGTAAAGCCAATAAAGAAACTCCTCAAAATTCATCTTCAAATAAGAGTTCTAATGGCCCTATTAATGGTCAGCCCAATGGTAGTCATAAAGAACCAGAGACTACATGGGTCCACAAATGCTTCCAG GGAATATTGACTAATCAAACAAAATGTCTGAGATGTGAAACCGTCACTGATAGAGATGAAACATTTCTTGACTTGAGCCTGGATATAGAACAAAATAGTTCAATCACCAGCTGTCTTAAAAACTTCAGCTCAACAGAAACTTTGAACGCCGAGGATAAGTTCTTCTGTGACAAATGCTGCAG TTTACAAGAAGCACAGAAAAGAATGAAGATAAAGAAACAGCCAAACATCCTGGTAATCCATCTCAAGCGCTTCAAGTACATCGAGCAGCTTGGCCGCTACAAAAAGCTGACATACCGAGTTGTTTTCCCACTGGAGCTTAAACTCATGAACACGGTCGACAATTCAGACTTGGAATATTCCCTCTTCGCTGTACTAGTACACGTCGGAAGTGGGCCAAATCATGGCCACTACATCAGTGTGGTAAAGAGCCACAACCACTGGTTGTTCTTTGACGATGAGACTGTTGAGATGACCGATGAGTCCATGGTACAGACATTCTTCGGCTCAGCACAGGAGTTCAGTGGTAACACCGACAATGGCTACATACTCTTCTACGAAAGTGTCTCTAAAACAAGCTGA
- the LOC109755310 gene encoding probable rRNA-processing protein EBP2 homolog: protein MTVPRKQAKMVELEKEEDPLVHDEPMLDDDDTDEDYVESEDDDSEEELQAEPSKKAVYNKEGLLEKLEDIAWPENVDWMHKLTVDHDQGEKVDVNDDLTRELAFYTQALDGTRQAFEKLQSRKVRFLRPADYYAEMVKTDTHMHKIKGKLLFEKKKIEEAEERKKARESKKRSKEVQAEKLKERAKEKKESIESVKKWRKQRQQGGFSKGKEDGPNLNFEVEEGLKQHKKQRPGVSPGDRSGGLAKRGKQGKNHRSKDSKFGHGGRKGMKKQNTAETTNDFRGFNNQKGESGNKKRKMF, encoded by the exons ATGACGGTTCCCCGTAAGCAAG CGAAAATGGTGGAGCTTGAAAAAGAAGAGGACCCCTTGGTCCACGACGAACCCATGCTGGATGATGATGATACCGACGAGGACTATGTGGAGTCAGAGGATGACGATTCAGAGGAAGAATTGCAGGCTGAACCTTCAAAGAAGGCCGTGTACAACAAGGAGGGGCTCCTTGAGAAGCTCGAGGACATCGCCTGGCCGGAGAATGTGGACTGGATGCACAAGCTCACCGTCGACCATGACCAAGGGGAGAAGGTCGATGTGAACGACGATCTTACCCGCGAGCTCGCTTTCTACACCCAGGCTTTGGATGGCACGAGGCAGGCCTTTGAGAAGTTGCAGTCCAGGAAGGTCCGGTTCCTCAGGCCGGCAGATTACTACGCGGAGATGGTCAAGACTGACACTCACATGCACAAGATCAAGGGGAAGCTCCTGTTTGAGAAGAAGAAGATTGAGGAGGctgaggagaggaagaaggcgCGAGAGTCGAAGAAGCGATCGAAGGAGGTGCAGGCAGAGAAGCTCAAGGAGAGGgccaaggagaagaaggagagcaTCGAGTCGGTCAAGAAGTGGAGGAAGCAGAGGCAGCAAGGGGGATTTTCCAAGGGGAAGGAGGACGGGCCAAACCTGAACTTTGAAGTTGAAGAGGGACTCAAGCAGCACAAGAAGCAGAGGCCTGGCGTTTCTCCTGGTGACAGGTCTGGTGGTCTTGCTAAGCGGGGTAAACAAGGAAAGAACCATAGGTCAAAGGATTCCAAGTTTGGTCATGGCGGTCGCAAAGGGATGAAGAAGCAAAACACTGCTGAGACGACGAATGACTTCAGAGGATTTAACAACCAGAAGGGCGAGTCAGGaaacaagaagaggaagatgttTTGA
- the LOC109755302 gene encoding ubiquitin carboxyl-terminal hydrolase 3 isoform X1, producing the protein MGAASSRLEKALGEQFPEGERYFGLENFGNTCYCNSVLQALYFCVSFREQLLEYYANNKSASDGEENMLTCLADLFSQISNQKKKTGVIAPKRFIQRLKKQNELFRSYMHQDAHEFLNFLLNELVDILEKECKANKETPQNSSSNKSSNGPINGQPNGSHKEPETTWVHKCFQGILTNQTKCLRCETVTDRDETFLDLSLDIEQNSSITSCLKNFSSTETLNAEDKFFCDKCCSLQEAQKRMKIKKQPNILVIHLKRFKYIEQLGRYKKLTYRVVFPLELKLMNTVDNSDLEYSLFAVLVHVGSGPNHGHYISVVKSHNHWLFFDDETVEMTDESMVQTFFGSAQEFSGNTDNGYILFYESVSKTS; encoded by the exons ATGGGCGCGGCGAGCTCGAGGCTGGAGAAGGCGCTGGGCGAGCAGTTCCCCGAGGGCGAGCGCTACTTCGGCCTCGAGAACTTCGGCAACACCTGCTACTGCAACAGCGTCCTCCAG GCACTTTACTTCTGTGTTTCTTTTCGCGAGCAATTACTGGAGTACTATGCAAACAATAAAAGCGCCAGTGATGGCGAAGAGAACATGTTAACCTGCTTAGCTGACCTTTTCTCTCAG ATCAGCAATCAGAAGAAGAAAACGGGTGTTATTGCTCCAAAGCGTTTTATACAACGATTGAAGAAACAGAATGAGCTTTTCCGCAGCTATATGCATCAG GATGCTCAtgaatttctgaattttttgttGAATGAGCTAGTTGACATTCTCGAGAAAGAATGTAAAGCCAATAAAGAAACTCCTCAAAATTCATCTTCAAATAAGAGTTCTAATGGCCCTATTAATGGTCAGCCCAATGGTAGTCATAAAGAACCAGAGACTACATGGGTCCACAAATGCTTCCAG GGAATATTGACTAATCAAACAAAATGTCTGAGATGTGAAACCGTCACTGATAGAGATGAAACATTTCTTGACTTGAGCCTGGATATAGAACAAAATAGTTCAATCACCAGCTGTCTTAAAAACTTCAGCTCAACAGAAACTTTGAACGCCGAGGATAAGTTCTTCTGTGACAAATGCTGCAG TTTACAAGAAGCACAGAAAAGAATGAAGATAAAGAAACAGCCAAACATCCTGGTAATCCATCTCAAGCGCTTCAAGTACATCGAGCAGCTTGGCCGCTACAAAAAGCTGACATACCGAGTTGTTTTCCCACTGGAGCTTAAACTCATGAACACGGTCGACAATTCAGACTTGGAATATTCCCTCTTCGCTGTACTAGTACACGTCGGAAGTGGGCCAAATCATGGCCACTACATCAGTGTGGTAAAGAGCCACAACCACTGGTTGTTCTTTGACGATGAGACTGTTGAGATGACCGATGAGTCCATGGTACAGACATTCTTCGGCTCAGCACAGGAGTTCAGTGGTAACACCGACAATGGCTACATACTCTTCTACGAAAGTGTCTCTAAAACAAGCTGA